The following is a genomic window from candidate division WOR-3 bacterium.
CAATTCCTGCAGAAAATATTCAGCGGGTAAGAAAATAGACGATGATGTTGATGCCCATTCTGATTGCCTCCTCCCGCTTTTCCGGCGGGTCGTTGTAGCGGTCGGTCCAGCCGTCAGAGATGTTGGAGTTATAGGTGTAAAAAACAGCCATCCTGCCACCAATAAAAATCCCATAACCTTTGGGCGGACCTTCGTAATGCTCGTGAATCTTCGGCAGACCCTGAGGAAAGTGATAAAAGGAGTGATAAATTGGATGGTCAATTGGCAGTTCAACCAGTTCCGCATTGGGAAACACCTTTTTCATCTCCCGGCGAAAGGATTCATCCATTCCATAGTCATCATCCGCATAAAGAAAGCCACCCCGCTCAAGAAAACCGCGCAACCGGCGCACCTCCTCATCTGAGAAACTGATATTGCCATGACCGGTCATAAAAAGAAAAGGATAGTTGTAAAGTTTTTCATCCAAAAGGCTCACCTGCGCCTCATCGGTCAAAGCGGTGATGTTTGTCCGTTTATTTAACTCCTTGCAGAGGTTGGGAATTATTTCTGGGTCGTTGTACCAGTCTCCGCCGCCAGAATACTTCAGCCGGGCAATCTGAAACTGTGCGAGTAGGGAAAAAGCCAACAAAAGCGGCATCATCCTTGCCTTGCCTTTCGTTTGAGTGCGGCAAGGTACTGATAGGGCAACCTGATATCGCCGAGATAGACCCTGCCGAACTTCCTGCCACCATGGCAATCACTGCCACCGGTGACAAGTAACCGGTTCTTTTCTGCCATCTCCAGGTAATGGTCAACCTGGCGCTGGTTGTGTTCTGGATGCCAGACCTCTATCCCGTCAACACCGGCGGCAATCACCGTGTAGAGCAGACCGTCGTTGCCATAGGTGGCAGGATGGGCGATAACCGCTATTCCACCGGCGCGGTGAATAAAATCCACTGCTGCCAGTGGTGTCAGGCGCATCTTGGGAAAGTAAGCCGGACCGTCATAGCCGATGTAGCGCTCAAAAGCCTCGCCGATGTTCTGGACCGCCCCTACCTCAACCAGGGCCTGAGCGATGTGCGGTCTGCCAATCGCGCCCGCGCCTGCCAGTTCCTTGACCCGTGCGGTGCTCACCTGCCACCGACCTCCACTCAACTCGTTCAGTTTCGCCACCATCTGTTCTGCCCGTTTTAGGCGGCTGGCGCGCACCCGGGCAAAGAAATTCAACACCTCCTCATCGTAATAATCAATATAATAACCAAGGATATGGACATCGGTGCCATTGACATAGCAACTCATCTCCACGCCGGGCACAACCTCAATCCCCGCCTTCTTGCCCTCTCCCTTTGCCCGCTCAATACCATCAACCGAATCATGGTCGGTGATGGCAATCGCACTAATCCCCTTGCGTTTTGCCTCCATAACCACCTGTTCAGGCGTAAAGAGCCCATCAGAAAACAGGGTGTGGATGTGCAGGTCCACCTCAGCGGTGTTTGGGCGACTTTTCATTTCCCCTGGAATTTTATTAATAACGCCCTATCCCATCCTCGTGGTTACAATCCTGAGATATTCCTCAACCAGTCCTGCCATTTCTGCGGAGAGTTCATCAACCATCTCCCGCTTCTCCTGAACAAACTGATTATCCTTGATGCCGCCGAGGTTGATTAAGACATTCAGCCGCGCCCCTTTGAAGGCGGCGTCAAGGTTTAGCGTTGCCACACCGGCATCACTGATTGAACTCTTGTTGCCAAACTCCACCACCGGCTTGCACAACCTCAATGTGTCCAGTGCCAGTTCCATTGTTCGAAAGGGAACCTCTGCCGCCTTTTTCAGCGCCTCGCTTATTGCCCTTTCCCTTTCCTGCCGCTCCATTTCGGTCATCTTTGGCAGTTTGTAAGCCGCCATCACCTCCTTGAACGAACTGGCATCCTCGTCCATCAGGCTGAGAAAGCGCTCCCGTCTTGGAATCAGTTTTTCCTTGACCGCCTTCAACTCCTCTTCAAACTCCTCATAGCCCTTCTTGCCGATAGTCAGGTTTGCCACCATCGTCATCAGGGCGGTGCCAATTGCGCCGTTCAGTGCCGCGGCACTTCCTCCACCTGGAACCGGGGCAGCAGAGGCGAGTTCGTTGAGAAAGTCGGGTAGCCCCTGCGCCGGCATAAGCCGGTTCTCAAGAATCTGCTCCTTCTTGAAGCCGTTCAACTGGAGATAGAACTGGGCGCAGTCAATCAGCGCCGCCTGGGGCACCAAGCCAACAATCTCCGATTCCACCACTCCCACACCATAGCGCTGCGCCTCCCTTTTCACCGTTTCGAAAACCCGATAAAGTGGTGTCTTCGTGTAGTCGGTCATATTGATCGAGACCTGGGCGCAGTTTTTCTCCTTAAGTTCAAAGCCCAGCGCCTTCACATACCTGAACCCACCACTCCTGAACCTGATTGCCTTGGCAATCTTTTCCGCAATCTTCACATCCGGTGTGGACAGGTTGATGTTATAGGCGATCAAGGGCGCACGCACCCCAACAACCGTAGCACCGGCAGTGGGATGGAGTTCAGGTCTGCCAAAATCTGGTGCCCGGTCAGGGTCGGTCTTAATCGCCTCACGCAAACCCTCAAACTCCCCTTTACGGATGTTCGCCAGGTCCTGACGGTCAGGTCTGGTTGCTGCCAGTTCATAGAGATAAACCGGGATGGAAAGTTCGTCGGCAATTCTCTTTCCCAACCTCTTGGCAAGTTCAATGCATTCTGCCTGGGTTACCCCAGAGATGGGTACAAAAGGCACCACATCGGTGGCGCCGATGCGGGGATGCTCACCCTGATGCTTGGTCAGGTCAATAAGTTCGGCAGCGGTCCTGGTGGCACGAAATGCCGCCTCCAGAACCGCCTCGGGCTCACCCACAAAACTTATTACCGCCCGGTTGTGGTCAGGGTTCATCTCCTGGTCCAAAAGGGTAACGCCGGTAACCGACCTGATGGCACCAACGATGCGCTCAATTACCTCAGGTCTTCTGCCTTCACTGAAATTGGGAACACATTCAACAATTCTTCTCATTTTGACTCCTTATCTTCTTATTTTTTATCATAACCGCGAGTTCACAACTGTCAACCTTGCATTTTCTGAGCCAATTGGGCAGAGTTGCCTTATCGGTATCAGGTTTTAAAATAGAGATATGCCAAAGGCGGTGTGTATGTTTTCCGGGGGCCTGGACTCAATCCTTGCCTGCCGGCTCATCCTTGAGCAGAAGGTTGATGTTATTGCACTCCACTTTCTTAACCCCTTTCACCCGTTTCCCAAGTCTTCTGCTCGTTACCCTGTGCGTAAGGCAGCAGAGCAATTGGGCATTCCGCTTAAAATCATACCCTTGCGGGAGGAGTACATCCAGATGGTGAAAAAGCCAAAATATGGCTATGGCGCGGGTATGAACCCCTGCGTTGACTGCCGCATCTTTACCTTGAAGTTGGCAAAAAGGTTTATGGAACAGGTTGATGCCGACTTTGTCTTTTCTGGCGAGGTTTTGGGTCAGCGTCCATTGTCCCAAAATCTGCAGGCAATGAAACTGATAGAAAAAATTTCCGGGCTTGAAGGCAGGCTTTTGCGCCCGCTTTCTGCCCGGCTGCTTGAGCCGACCTTGCCGGAAACAGAGGGTGTGATTGATAGGGAAAAGCTGCTTTCTTTTCAAGGAAGATCAAGGAAACCGCAGATTGCCCTTGTTGAAAAATATGGCATCAGGGACTATCCCAATCCTGCTGGTGGCTGCCTTTTAACCGATAAGACATTTTCTCAAAGGCTTAAGGAGGCGTTCGGGCATAATGAGGAAACGGTCAGGGATATAAAGATACTGCGCATTGGGAGACATTTCCGGCTGCCTTCTGGTAAGAAGGCTGTTGTTGGCAGGAATGAGAGGGAGAATCGGGCTCTTTATAACCTCGCTACAAAGGATGATGCAATTTTAGAGCCGGTTGATGTTGCCGGACCGTTGGTCTTGGTGATAAAATCCGATGCCATTGATGATATTGAAACCGCAGCCCGGCTTTGTGCCCGCTACTCTGATGGCAAACACCTGGGACAGGTGCAAATTCGGTGTGATGACCGCACCTTTAATGTTGCCCCTCTTGAAGAGGAGAAAATCAGAAAAATCCGAATTGACTGAACTTTTTTCCGAATAAGTCGGAATTATCCATAAAAACAAACAAATTCCTGTTGGTTAAGGTTGTGTTAGCAATTATATTTTCGCAACTTAGCAAGAATCTGATACCACCGGGGGAGTGACCCCGGGGGTAAATATATAATCTCTTATCGCCAATGATGTTAAAGTTAGATATTGCTAAGAGTTATGAATTTGGCTATAATTTGGTTGTGAAAGCGGTTCAGTTCAGTGTTGTGGCTTTTCCGAAACTTGAACGGGAGGTTGATTTTCTGCGCCTGCGCGAACGATTTGCACCGCAAGTTGCTCAACTTGAACCACATATTCAATTGGTTCAGCCCTGGGTGCCAGCAGAGTTGGGGGAGGTGATGGCGGTAATTGAGTTTATCAGTCAGGCAAGAAGGGCGCTTCACCCCCTCGCAATTGCGGCTGAAAACTGGCAGGAGTCAGGCGAATTTCTGATTGGCGAGATTACCAAAGGTCAGGATGAGCTCATCTCCTTGCGCAAAAATATTCTCGGTGCAGAACCGGCATCCTTACTTATCCCTGAGTTAGGTGCTGCCCCGCATCTCACCCTTTTCCGCATCACCGGGAAAAATGAGCGGGCACAGGCGATTGTTGAGGCGAACCGGATTGGCAGGACACTCGGGGTTGTTGATGCCTTGATTCTGATTCGCACCCTGCCGGATGGGATGTGGCAAATGGTGGCAAAATTTCCCTTTGGCATCGCCAGGGTTGACTTTTACGAGCGCCTTGTAACCTAAACCGTTCAAAAGTTACCATTTCTGGACATTTCTGTTCAAAAGCTTGGACTGTGCCAATATTTTAAGTTTCAGAAAAACAATCAATTAGCAATTTGGCACAATCGTTGCTTGTTTATAAGGCAATGAAAAACAAAGGAGGACAAAAATGAAAAAGTTAGCAGCGCTCTTTGCAATAGGAGCCTTAACCGGGCTTCTCCTTGCCGGAACAGGCGGTATTACCGGCAGGGTAACAGACCTTATAACAGGTAATCCGATAGCCAATGCGGTTGTTGTTGCCTGTTCAGACAGCACCCCTATGGGTCGAGCCCAGACAAACGAAGATGGGGTATATCTAATTGAAGGGCTTGAGCCAGGAGGATATCAGGTAATCGCCCGCAAACAGGGGTATGTTCCTGCCCATTATCCAACCAAGGTTATTGTTCAGGAGGGGCAAATCACCACCGGCATTGACCTGCGCCTCAGGCAGATTCAACCCCAGACCGGTGCAATCAGTGGCAGGGTCACAGACAAATTAACCGGTGAGCCGATTCACGGTGCGGTGGTTTATGTTCACGGTGCCAATGGCAGACACCGGATGCGTACTGACCGACAGGGGTATTACATCATTCGCGGTCTGCGTCCGGGCAGGTATCAGGTCAGCGCCAAGGCAAGGCGTTATTTCCCCGAAACATATCCTGAACCGGTAGAGGTGCGCAGGCATGAGGTTACTGAAAACATCAACTTCGCGCTTCAGCCCAAGCCGCGGAAAGGTGGCATCATCGGTCAGGTGGTTGATGCTCAGACCGGCTATCCGATTGCGGGTGTCTTGGTCATCGCACGCGGGGAGCAGGGTGAGGGACAGGCAAGAACCGATGGACGCGGTTTTTACCGGATTGGAGGTTTGAACCCAGGCGTTTATGAAGTCTCGGCATTCAAACCGAAGTATCAACCTCAAACCTATCCGGAATTGGTGCCGGTTCGGCCTGGTTCAGCAACCCGGGGAATTGACTTCCGCCTGGAACCGCTTCAGCGGAAAGTTGATTAGCCCGTTGTTTGACCTCCTTGCCCTCCGGCAAGACCCTGCCGGAGGGCTTTTTAACAAAAATTTGTTGACCTCCTGCAGTTATAGTGTAAATTAGAGTGAAGGTGAGCAGGTTTACGGTTTATTCTATCGTACTCGCTGTGCTGGTGATAGTCATTTTCAACATCCATTCCTGGTTGGTTATTTCAAAAACCAAGGCGGCGCTTGAAGCCGAAATGGGCAACCGGCTTGAAGGTTTGGCTCTGACTATTGCCACTCAGTTAACAGGCAGAGAAGATTATCAGGATATTTTACCCATTTTCACCGAAACGATAAGTCAGGCTGAACTTTTAAACATCTTTCTTGTTGACGAAAGCCTGCGCTTTATTGTCAATGCGCGTGCGCCTGAGAGTAAAGGGGAAACCAGCCCGATGCTGGAACTTGATGAATCTGAAATTCTCTCCGCATTCAGCGGTCTCATCACCCCGACCCGGCTCTACGCTGCCGGACCTTATTATCTCAAGACCGTTTATGCGCCGGTCTACAACCGGGAGGGAATTGTCAGTGCGGTGCTTGGTGTTGAGGCAGATGCCCGTTTCTTCAAGACCATCGCCAATTACAGCCGCTCGCTCTTCTTTATCAATCTCTTAAGTTTGCTTGCCCTGTCCGCAATTGTGTTTGCCGGTGTAAGTCTCAGCCGGCGCGCGCTGAGGATGGAAAAGATAGCTTCCCAGACCGCCACCTTTGCCCTGCTGGGGGAGATGGCAGCAGCACTTGCACACGATTTGCGCAACCCACTGGCAACAATCCTCGCAGCAACCGAGCGAATCCAGATTCGCTATGACGCTCAAAATGACCAGACATTTGATTGCATCAAAGAGGAGCTCAGCAGGCTCAACCGCACCCTCGCCAATTATCTCAATATCGGAACAGGTAAAGCCGAGGAAATGGAAGAGGTTGACATCACCGAGATGTTCGACACTATCCTTGATACTCTGAAAACAGAAATCAGGCAAAACGACATTCAGGTCGAAAATCACCTCCGGGAGTTACCGAAAATAAAAGGCTCGCCCATCCAGTTGCGGCAGGTGTTTATCAATATCCTCCTCAATGCGATTCAGGCGCAGCCTAATGGCGGGCTGATTCGCATCAGCGCCCAAACTGAGCCGGGGTCAAAACCGCGCTGGCTGACAATTCAAATTACCGACCACGGTCCTGGCATCCCGCACCGGCATCTCAACCGGGTGTTTGAACCTTTCTTTACCACCAAGGATAAGGGGAGCGGATTAGGACTTTTTATTGTCAAAAGGCTGGTAGAGATGCATCAAGGCAAGGTAAAGATAATTAGCGATGAGCAAAAGGGAACAACGGTGGAGGTAAAACTGCCGGTATGAGAATACTCTTGGTTGATGATGAAGCCCGCTTCTGTCAATTAACCGCCGAAAATTTAAAAGCGGCGGGGTATGATGTTGATAATCTTACCGACGGCAACGAGGCACTCCAACGCCTGAAAAGAGGTAGTTATGATGTGGTGATTACTGACCTGAAGATGGTACCGGTGGATGGAATGGCAATTCTTGCTGCTGCCAAGGAATCAAACCCTGAAACCGAGGTGGTGATGATAACTGGCTATGGCACAATTGCGCTTGCTGTTGAGGCGATGCGTCAAGGTGCATTTGACTTCATCACCAAGCCGGTATCTTTGAACCATCTCCTTGCCGTTCTGAAAAAAATCGCTCTGCTCCATCAGACAAGAAAGGAAAATCTGCTGTTAAGACAGGAACTGAAGACCACCAGCAGGTTTGCCGAACTGGTTGGTGAAAGTCAGGCATTGAACCAGGTGCGCAACCTTGTCAACAAGGTTGCGCCCAGTGATGCCACCATTCTCATTACCGGGGAAAGCGGCACCGGGAAAGAACTCGTCGCCCGAATGATTCATCGCGCCAGCCCCCGCGGCCAGAAGCCTTTTGTCGTAATGCACGCTGCTGCCCTGCCCGAAACCCTGCTTGAGTCTGAACTTTTCGGCTATGAAAAAGGGGCCTTCACCGGTGCCACGAGCACCAAGCCCGGTCGCCTTGAGCAGGCACAAGGGGGCACCCTTTTTCTCGATGAGATTGGTGAGATCCCAGGTCAGTTCCAGATAAAACTTCTGCGCTTCCTTCAAGATAAAACCTTTGTCCGGTTGGGGGGAAATCAAACTATAACCGTAGACACCAGAATCATTGCCGCCACCAACCGCAACCTGATTGAAGAGGTGCGACAAGGTAAATTTCGCGAGGACCTTTATTATCGGCTGGCGGTATTCCCGATTCAGATGCCACCACTGCGTGAACATAAGGAGGATATCCCTGCATTATGTGATCACATCCTGAGTCGGCTCGGGTATAACCGCGGCCTGTCAGATGAGGTTATTGAGGTTCTTCAAGCATATGATTGGCCCGGCAATGTCAGGGAACTGGAAAATGTCCTCGAACGTGCTTTGATCCTATCAGGAGGAGAAGAAATCAAGCCTACACACATCCAGTTTCCTGAGCCAGCAAAGTTAATCCCCAATGCCGAGCCAGGAAAACTGGGCTCTCTTGAGGAACAGGAAAGGATAATGGTCTTAGAGGCGCTTAAGAGGACAGGTGGCAATAAATCAAAGGCAGCAAAAATACTGGGCATCACCAGAAGAATGTTATATACGAAAATCGCCAAGTATGGAATCAAAGATGTTGGCGAAAGGTGAGCATTTTAAGCCGCTATTGTTCTTTCAGGTGCATATTTCTAATTGTCATATTTCCTTCAGCTTTCGTATCTATGTACTTTATTTATCTGGCACATTATTTGCATAATAAGAGGATGATGAAGCAGGTGTTATTTATAATTTTACTCTTTGCCGGATTCCTATTAGCCCAAAACCAGGAGCGGGTCCGCCAAGAACTTGAGAAAACTGACGAACTGATCAAACAGGCAAAAGAGGTTGTTGAAACAGTAAACAACCCTGATGCGCAGGCGGTTTTGAATCAGGCGGTTGAGATTCAGAATTCCGCCTGGGATGGTTACAGGAGAAGGCGCTTTCGGTGGGCATACAGCCGGACACTGGCAGCAAGGCAAAAGGCAAGGGAGGCAACGGAGATGGTTAGGAACGCCCCAGAGCGGATTAGGGCTGAAATTCGTCGCACCGCTGAGGTGATGAATGAAGCAACACCAAGAATAATTAGAGCAAATGAACCCCGGGCGTTAGAGTTGTTAAAAATGGCTCAGAAGGAACAGTCTGCAGCCCAAGGTTATCTGCATCAGCGTCGGTTTAGGCTGGCCTTGCGATTTACTTTTGCTGCCCGCAACCACCTCTATGAGGCACTAACCAGGGCTAAGCGATTGACCGCACCTGAGTTGGTAAAAGAGGAGATTGACCGAACCCAGGGTTTAATTGCGAAAATCCAGGAGGAAATTCAGGAGAGTCATAATCTGCGCGCTCAGGAAATGTTTGCCAAAGCGGGTGAGTGGCAGGTTAAGGCGCAGAACAGATTCCGGCTCAGGCTTTTTGCTCAGGCGCTCAAATTTACCCTTGCGAGCCGCGACCTGATGTTCCGCGCCCGCGAGATAATGACAAGTGAAATTGATGCCACCCTGGTACAACTGGCATTGGATGAAACCGATCATCTCCTTGCCAGCTGGTCAGAGAAGATATTAGCAGAAGGTGAATC
Proteins encoded in this region:
- a CDS encoding DUF4159 domain-containing protein gives rise to the protein MPLLLAFSLLAQFQIARLKYSGGGDWYNDPEIIPNLCKELNKRTNITALTDEAQVSLLDEKLYNYPFLFMTGHGNISFSDEEVRRLRGFLERGGFLYADDDYGMDESFRREMKKVFPNAELVELPIDHPIYHSFYHFPQGLPKIHEHYEGPPKGYGIFIGGRMAVFYTYNSNISDGWTDRYNDPPEKREEAIRMGINIIVYFLTR
- a CDS encoding PHP domain-containing protein — its product is MKSRPNTAEVDLHIHTLFSDGLFTPEQVVMEAKRKGISAIAITDHDSVDGIERAKGEGKKAGIEVVPGVEMSCYVNGTDVHILGYYIDYYDEEVLNFFARVRASRLKRAEQMVAKLNELSGGRWQVSTARVKELAGAGAIGRPHIAQALVEVGAVQNIGEAFERYIGYDGPAYFPKMRLTPLAAVDFIHRAGGIAVIAHPATYGNDGLLYTVIAAGVDGIEVWHPEHNQRQVDHYLEMAEKNRLLVTGGSDCHGGRKFGRVYLGDIRLPYQYLAALKRKARQG
- the ftcD gene encoding glutamate formimidoyltransferase; translated protein: MRRIVECVPNFSEGRRPEVIERIVGAIRSVTGVTLLDQEMNPDHNRAVISFVGEPEAVLEAAFRATRTAAELIDLTKHQGEHPRIGATDVVPFVPISGVTQAECIELAKRLGKRIADELSIPVYLYELAATRPDRQDLANIRKGEFEGLREAIKTDPDRAPDFGRPELHPTAGATVVGVRAPLIAYNINLSTPDVKIAEKIAKAIRFRSGGFRYVKALGFELKEKNCAQVSINMTDYTKTPLYRVFETVKREAQRYGVGVVESEIVGLVPQAALIDCAQFYLQLNGFKKEQILENRLMPAQGLPDFLNELASAAPVPGGGSAAALNGAIGTALMTMVANLTIGKKGYEEFEEELKAVKEKLIPRRERFLSLMDEDASSFKEVMAAYKLPKMTEMERQERERAISEALKKAAEVPFRTMELALDTLRLCKPVVEFGNKSSISDAGVATLNLDAAFKGARLNVLINLGGIKDNQFVQEKREMVDELSAEMAGLVEEYLRIVTTRMG
- a CDS encoding tRNA 4-thiouridine(8) synthase ThiI, with amino-acid sequence MPKAVCMFSGGLDSILACRLILEQKVDVIALHFLNPFHPFPKSSARYPVRKAAEQLGIPLKIIPLREEYIQMVKKPKYGYGAGMNPCVDCRIFTLKLAKRFMEQVDADFVFSGEVLGQRPLSQNLQAMKLIEKISGLEGRLLRPLSARLLEPTLPETEGVIDREKLLSFQGRSRKPQIALVEKYGIRDYPNPAGGCLLTDKTFSQRLKEAFGHNEETVRDIKILRIGRHFRLPSGKKAVVGRNERENRALYNLATKDDAILEPVDVAGPLVLVIKSDAIDDIETAARLCARYSDGKHLGQVQIRCDDRTFNVAPLEEEKIRKIRID
- a CDS encoding carboxypeptidase-like regulatory domain-containing protein, producing the protein MKKLAALFAIGALTGLLLAGTGGITGRVTDLITGNPIANAVVVACSDSTPMGRAQTNEDGVYLIEGLEPGGYQVIARKQGYVPAHYPTKVIVQEGQITTGIDLRLRQIQPQTGAISGRVTDKLTGEPIHGAVVYVHGANGRHRMRTDRQGYYIIRGLRPGRYQVSAKARRYFPETYPEPVEVRRHEVTENINFALQPKPRKGGIIGQVVDAQTGYPIAGVLVIARGEQGEGQARTDGRGFYRIGGLNPGVYEVSAFKPKYQPQTYPELVPVRPGSATRGIDFRLEPLQRKVD
- a CDS encoding HAMP domain-containing sensor histidine kinase, which produces MSRFTVYSIVLAVLVIVIFNIHSWLVISKTKAALEAEMGNRLEGLALTIATQLTGREDYQDILPIFTETISQAELLNIFLVDESLRFIVNARAPESKGETSPMLELDESEILSAFSGLITPTRLYAAGPYYLKTVYAPVYNREGIVSAVLGVEADARFFKTIANYSRSLFFINLLSLLALSAIVFAGVSLSRRALRMEKIASQTATFALLGEMAAALAHDLRNPLATILAATERIQIRYDAQNDQTFDCIKEELSRLNRTLANYLNIGTGKAEEMEEVDITEMFDTILDTLKTEIRQNDIQVENHLRELPKIKGSPIQLRQVFINILLNAIQAQPNGGLIRISAQTEPGSKPRWLTIQITDHGPGIPHRHLNRVFEPFFTTKDKGSGLGLFIVKRLVEMHQGKVKIISDEQKGTTVEVKLPV
- a CDS encoding sigma-54 dependent transcriptional regulator codes for the protein MRILLVDDEARFCQLTAENLKAAGYDVDNLTDGNEALQRLKRGSYDVVITDLKMVPVDGMAILAAAKESNPETEVVMITGYGTIALAVEAMRQGAFDFITKPVSLNHLLAVLKKIALLHQTRKENLLLRQELKTTSRFAELVGESQALNQVRNLVNKVAPSDATILITGESGTGKELVARMIHRASPRGQKPFVVMHAAALPETLLESELFGYEKGAFTGATSTKPGRLEQAQGGTLFLDEIGEIPGQFQIKLLRFLQDKTFVRLGGNQTITVDTRIIAATNRNLIEEVRQGKFREDLYYRLAVFPIQMPPLREHKEDIPALCDHILSRLGYNRGLSDEVIEVLQAYDWPGNVRELENVLERALILSGGEEIKPTHIQFPEPAKLIPNAEPGKLGSLEEQERIMVLEALKRTGGNKSKAAKILGITRRMLYTKIAKYGIKDVGER